A region of Solibacillus isronensis DNA encodes the following proteins:
- a CDS encoding DUF881 domain-containing protein gives MKKSQNDNSRQPKKNSTLFSKKYGAILIVCVITGFIIGFSYNLSKDKRTLSSASPQFEQENQYMEELIEKQERNKELADELAQLEEKIRTYEKQFSSNETQYEQNRQDAEQLRLLLGLTDGMGQGIKITLQDGDYNPNTTNPNEYIVHESHIFKVLNELKIAGAEAISINGQRLKPNSYIACNGPVITIDGQQYPAPFVIEAVGNQDVLISSLELAGGVFDQLLNEQIVVTLETDDLIEMHTVSDE, from the coding sequence ATGAAGAAGAGTCAGAATGATAACAGCAGGCAGCCGAAGAAAAATTCAACTTTATTTTCAAAAAAGTATGGCGCCATACTCATTGTATGCGTGATTACAGGATTTATTATCGGTTTTTCCTATAATTTATCAAAGGACAAGCGTACATTAAGTTCTGCCTCTCCCCAGTTTGAGCAGGAAAACCAGTACATGGAAGAGTTGATTGAAAAACAGGAAAGAAACAAAGAGCTTGCAGATGAGTTGGCCCAATTAGAGGAGAAAATTCGAACGTATGAAAAGCAGTTTTCTTCGAATGAAACGCAATACGAACAGAATCGGCAGGATGCTGAGCAATTGCGGCTGTTACTTGGACTAACAGATGGAATGGGACAAGGGATCAAAATAACACTGCAAGATGGTGATTATAATCCGAATACTACCAACCCAAATGAGTATATTGTGCACGAAAGTCACATATTTAAAGTATTAAATGAATTAAAAATTGCTGGTGCCGAGGCAATTTCGATTAACGGGCAACGTTTGAAACCGAATTCTTACATTGCCTGCAACGGTCCTGTCATTACAATTGATGGACAACAGTACCCAGCACCATTTGTAATCGAGGCGGTAGGTAATCAGGATGTACTTATTTCTTCGTTAGAATTGGCAGGAGGAGTATTTGACCAGTTATTGAATGAACAAATCGTCGTTACTTTAGAAACAGACGACCTAATAGAAATGCATACAGTCAGCGATGAATAA